One genomic segment of Ctenopharyngodon idella isolate HZGC_01 chromosome 7, HZGC01, whole genome shotgun sequence includes these proteins:
- the LOC127515845 gene encoding serine-rich adhesin for platelets-like isoform X3: MDWVSYLSATKMSRKALFFIVLSLVCRSAIAQTSTDTTTTETSTTPTSVDATTTETATTPTSADTTTTETPTTPTSVDATTTETATTQTSADTTTTETATTQTADTTTTETATTQTSADTTTTETATTQTADTTTTETATTQTSADTTTTESATTQTSADTTTTETATTQTSADTTTTETATTQTSADTTTTESATTQTSADTTTTETATTQTSADATTTESATTQTSEDTTTTESATTQTSADTTTTETATTQTSADTTTTESATTQTSADTTTTESATTQTSADATTTESATTQTSEDTTTTESATTQTSADTTTTESATTQTSADTTTTESATTQKSADTTTTESATTQTSADTTTTESATTQTSADTTTTESATTQTSEDTATTETATTQTSEDTTTTEGATTQTSADTTTTESATTQTSEDTATTETATTQTSEDTTTTEGATTQTSADTATTETATTQTSEDTTTTEIATTETSADTTTTEGATTQTSADTTTTESATTQTSADTTTTESATTQTSADTTTTETATTQTSADTTTTEGATTQTAADTTTTETATTQTSADTTTTESKTTQTSADTTTTEFATTQTSADTTTTESATTQTSADTTTTESATTQTSPDTTTTETATTQTSADTTTTEFATTQTSADTTTTESATTQTSADTTTTESATTQTSPDTTTTETATTQTSADTTTTEFATTQTSADTTTTESATTQTSADTTTTESATTQTSPDTTTTETATTQTSADTTTTEFATTQTSADTTTTETATTQTSADTTTTESATTQTSADTTTTESATTQTSPDTTTTESATTQTSADTTTTESATTHTSPDTTTTESATTQTSADTTTTEIVTTQTSADTTTTEGATTQISPDTTITESATTQTSADTTTTESATTQTSADTTTTESATTQTSPETTTTESATTQTSADTTTTESATTQTSADTTTTEIVTTQTSADTTTTEGATTQTSADTTTTETATTQTSADTTTTESATTQTSADTTTTETATTQTSADTTTTEGATTQTSADTTTTETATTQTSADTTTTESATTQTSADTTTTETATTQTSADTTTTESATTQTSADTTVSESATTQISVDTTTPESATTQTSADTTTTEIASTQTSPDTTTTESATTQTSADTTTPESATTQTSADTTTTEVATTQTSADTTTIETATTQTSADTTTPESATTQTSADTTTTESATTQTSADTTTTESATTKTSADTTTPEIATTQTSADTTTTESATTQTSADTTTIETATTQTSTDTSTTENATTQTSTDTTTTESATTQTSADTTTTETATTQTSTDTTTTETATTQTSADTTTIETATTQTSTDTSTTETATTQTSTDTTTTESTTTQTSADTTTTESATTQTSADTTTTESATTHTSPDTTTTESATTQTSADTTTTESATTQTSADTTTTETATTPTSVDATTTETATTQTSVETTPTETTTTQTSADTTTTETATTQTSPDTTTTESATTQTSADTTTPESATTQTSADTTTTEVATTQTSADTTTIETATTQTSADTTTPEVATTQTSADTTTIETATTQTSADTTTPESATTQTSADTTTTESATTQTSADTTTTESATTQTSADTTTTESATTQTSADTTTIETATTQTSTDTSTTENATTQTSTDTTTTETATTQTSADTTTTESATTQTSADTTTTESATTQTSADTTTTETATTQTSADTTTIETATTQTSTDTSTTETATTQTSTDTTTTESTTTQTSADTTTTETATTQTSADTTTTESATTHTSPDTTMTESATTQTSADTTTTESATTQTSADTKTTESATTQTSADTATTESATTQTSADTTTTETATTPTSVDATTTETATTQTSVETTPTETTTTQTSADTTTTETATTQTLADTTTTESATTHTSPDTTTTESATTQTSTDITTTESSTTQTSADTTTTESATTQTSTDITTTEISTTQTSADTITTESATTQTSADTTTTESATTQTSADTTTTETSTTQTSTDTTTTEISTTQTSADTITTESATTQTSADTTTTESATTQTSADTTTTEISTTQTSADTITTESATTQTSADTTTTESATTQTSADTTTPEPATTQTSTGITTTEPATTQTSADTITTESATTQISADTTTTDSATTQTSADTTTTESATTQTSADTTTTESATTQTSADTTTPEPATTQTSTGITTTEPATTQTSADTTTTESATTQTSADTTTTESATTQTSADTTTPEPATTQTSTDTTTTESATTQTSADTTTTESATTQTSADTTTTETSTTQTSTDITTTEISTTQTSADTITTESATTQTSADTTTTESATTQTSADTTTPEPATTQTSTGITTTEPATTQTSADTTTTDSATTQTSADTTTTESATTQTSADTTTPEPATTQTSTGITTTEPATTQTSTDTTTTDTTDTTTPFTATTTTQLTSTTETTVTTPITSTTENTATTSSPLTATTTQLTSTAEPTTTTPLTSTTENTATTSSPLTATATQLTSTAEPTTTTPLTSTTENTATTSSPLTATTTQLTSTTETTTTTPLTSTTENTATTSSPLTATTTQLTSTIEPTTSLISTTEHTATTSSPLTATTTQLTSTAEPTTTTPLTSTTENTATTSSPLTATTTQLTSTAEPTTTTPLTSTTENTATTSSPLTATTTQLTSTIEPTSTTEHTATTSSPYTATATQLTSTTETTTTTPLTSTTQNTSTTSSPLTATTTQLTSTIEPTTPLTSTTENTATTSSPLTATTTQLTSTIEPTTSLISTTEHTATTSSPLTATTTQLTSTAEPTTTTPLTSTTENTATTSSPLTATTTQLTSTAEPTTTTPLTSTTENTATTSSPLTATTTQLTSTIEPTSTTEHTATTSSPYTATATQLTSTTETTTTTPLTSTTQNTSTTSSPLTATTTQLTSTIEPTTPLTSTTEHTATTSSPLTTTTQLTSTIEPTSTTEHTATTSSPYTATATQLTSTTETTTTTPLTSTTQNTSTTSSPLTATTTQLTSTIEPTTPLTSTTEHTATTSSPLTTTTQLTSTTEPMTTTLINSAVLVSFSSNEIFIDELSNSSSEAFKNRKDKVINEIGQIFKTTFSDSFVNLTVIAFRSGSIITDMEATFRNVPQSDQISESILNASTTLNITSVNVTISPTTTTTTTSPTTTTTTPGPTTTTTTPGPTTTTTTPGPTTTTTTPGPTTTTTTPSPTTTTNTPGPTTTTTSPTTTTTTPGPTTTTPGPTTTTTTTSPTTTTTTPSPTTTTTTNPIITTTTASPTTTTTISPTTTTTISPTTTTTTTSPTTTTTISPTTTTTTSPTTTTTTTSPTTTTTSPTTTTTTTSPTTTTTKPTTTTTTTKPTTTTTTTKPTTTQTTTTPTTTTTTTTTTTTTVPARPQPTVALQVVIIVVFVPALQDQQSPEFKNLATKVEGEFDVVYKTKYGDRFIRTIVLAFIAVAKTRAEQNVQADVKLVFSETSTEPIPSSTAIVETLKEAVAAPNSTFNLTVDTNTIIVVKSPQTIPVTILTDGTFVAALSNKSSPEFQNRAALIKTGLEPFFFADYLGLFSTLTITSFSGASVTTKSIPTIRNSMDLTFTAEAVLPNSTQIVNTIVRAAKNNSLSFQIFTSEIVINGTAFSSAEVSSKISVLTALVLVAVSLLVPWFD; the protein is encoded by the exons ATGGATTGG GTGAGCTATTTGTCAGCTACCAAGATGAGCAGAAAAGCACTGTTCTTTATAGTGTTAAGTTTAG TATGTCGTAGTGCTATTGCTCAAACATCAAcagacactacaaccactgaaactTCAACAACTCCAACATCAGTAGATGctacaaccactgaaactgcaacaactccaacatcagcggacactacaaccactgaaactCCAACAACTCCAACATCAGTAGATGctacaaccactgaaactgcaacaactcaaacatcagcggacacgacaaccactgaaactgcaacaactcaaacagcggatactacaaccactgaaactgcaacaactcaaacatcagcggacactacaaccactgaaactgcaacaactcaaacggCGGATACGACAAcaactgaaactgcaacaactcaaacatcagcagacactacaactactgaaagtgcaacaactcaaacatcagcagacactacaactactgaaactgcaacaactcaaacatcagcagacactacaaccactgaaactgcaacaactcaaacatcagcagacactacaactactgaaagtgcaacaactcaaacatcagcagacactacaaccactgaaactgcaacaactcaaacatcagcagacgctacaactactgaaagtgcaacaactcaaacatcagaagacactacaaccactgaaagtgcaacaactcaaacatcagcagacactacaactactgaaactgcaacaactcaaacatcagcagacactacaactactgaaagtgcaacaactcaaacatcagcagacactacaaccactgaaagtgcaacaactcaaacatcagcagacgctacaactactgaaagtgcaacaactcaaacatcagaagacactacaaccactgaaagtgcaacaactcaaacatcagcagacactacaactactgaatccgcaacaactcaaacatcagcagacactacaactactgaatcCGCAACAACTCAAaaatcagcagacactacaactactgaaagtgcaacaactcaaacatcagcagacaccaCAACTACTGAAAGTGCAACAAcgcaaacatcagcagacactacaactactgaaagtgcaacaactcaaacatcagaaGACACTGCAACCAcggaaactgcaacaactcaaacatcagaagacactacaactactgaaggTGCAACAAcgcaaacatcagcagacactacaaccactgaaagtgcaacaactcaaacatcagaaGACACTGCAACCAcggaaactgcaacaactcaaacatcagaagacactacaactactgaaggTGCAACAAcgcaaacatcagcagacactgcAACCAcggaaactgcaacaactcaaacatcagaagacactacaaccactgaaatTGCAACAActgaaacatcagcagacactacaactactgaaggtgcaacaactcaaacatcagcagacactacaactactgaaagtgcaacaactcaaacatcagcagacactacaaccactgaaagtgcaacaactcaaacatcagctgacactacaactactgaaactgcaacaactcaaacatcagcagacactacaaccactgaaggtgcaacaactcaaacagcagcagacactacaactactgaaactgcaacaactcaaacatcagcggacactacaaccactgaaagtaaaacaactcaaacatcagcagacactacaactactgaattcgcaacaactcaaacatcagcggacactacaactactgaaagtgcaacaactcaaacatcagcagacactacaactactgaatccgcaacaactcaaacatcaccggacactacaaccactgagactgcaacaactcaaacatcagcagacactacaactactgaattcgcaacaactcaaacatcagcggacactacaactactgaaagtgcaacaactcaaacatcagcagacactacaactactgaatccgcaacaactcaaacatcaccggacactacaaccactgagactgcaacaactcaaacatcagcagacactacaactactgaattcgcaacaactcaaacatcagcggacactacaactactgaaagtgcaacaactcaaacatcagcagacactacaactactgaatccgcaacaactcaaacatcaccggacactacaaccactgagactgcaacaactcaaacatcagcagacactacaactactgaattcgcaacaactcaaacatcagcggacactacaactactgaaactgcaacaactcaaacatcagcagacactacaactactgaaagtgcaacaactcaaacatcagcagacactacaactactgaaagtgcaacaactcaaacatcaccgGACACTACAACGACTGAATccgcaacaactcaaacatcagcagacactacaactactgaaagtGCAACAACTCACACATCACCGGACACTACAACAACTGAATccgcaacaactcaaacatcagcagacactacaactactgaaattgtaacaactcaaacatcagcagacactacaactactgaaggTGCAACAACTCAAATATCACCGGACACTACAATCACTGAATccgcaacaactcaaacatcagcagacactacaactactgaaagtgcaacaactcaaacatcagcggacactacaactactgaaagtgcaacaactcaaacatcaccaGAAACTACAACGACTGAATccgcaacaactcaaacatcagcagacactacaactactgaaagtgcaacaactcaaacatcagcagacactacaactactgaaattgtaacaactcaaacatcagcagacactacaactactgaaggtgcaacaactcaaacatcggcagacactacaaccactgaaactgcaacaactcaaacatcagcagacactacaactactgaaagtgcaacaactcaaacatcagcagacactacaaccactgaaactgcaacaactcaaacatcagcagacactacaactactgaag gtgcaacaactcaaacatcggcagacactacaaccactgaaactgcaacaactcaaacatcagcagacactacaactactgaaagtgcaacaactcaaacatcagcagacactacaaccactgaaactgcaacaactcaaacatcagcagacactacaactactgaaagtgcaacaactcaaacatcagcggacactACAGTCTCTGAATCCGCAACAACTCAAATATCAGTAGACACTACAACTCCTGAaagtgcaacaactcaaacatcagcagacactacaaccactgaaattgcatcaactcaaacatcaccggacactacaaccactgaatctgcaacaactcaaacatcagcagacactacaactcctgaaagtgcaacaactcaaacatcagcagacactacaactactgaagttgcaacaactcaaacatcagcagacactacaaccattgaaactgcaacaactcaaacatcagcagacactacaactcctgaaagtgcaacaactcaaacatcagcagacactacaactactgaatccgcaacaactcaaacatcagcagacactacaactactgaatcTGCAACAACtaaaacatcagcagacactacaactcCGGAAAtcgcaacaactcaaacatcagcagacactacaactactgaaagtgcaacaactcaaacatcagcggacactacaaccattgaaactgcaacaactcaaacatcaacaGACACTTCAACCACTGAAaatgcaacaactcaaacatcaacagacactacaactactgaaagtgcaacaactcaaacatcagcagacactacaactactgaaactgcaacaactcaaacatcaacagacactacaactactgaaactgcaacaactcaaacatcagcagacactacaaccattgaaactgcaacaactcaaacatcaacaGACACTTcaaccactgaaactgcaacaactcaaacatcaacagacactacaaccactgaatccacaacaactcaaacatcagcagacactacaactactgaaagtgcaacaactcaaacatcagcagacactacaactactgaaagtGCAACAACTCACACATCACCGGACACTACAACGACTGAATccgcaacaactcaaacatcagcagacactacaactactgaaagtgcaacaactcaaacatcagcagacactacaaccactgaaactgcaacaactccaACATCAGTAGATGctacaaccactgaaactgcaacaactcaaacatcagtggAAACTACACCCACTGAAActacaacaactcaaacatcagcagacactacaaccactgaaactgcaacaactcaaacatcaccgGACACGACAACCACTGAatctgcaacaactcaaacatcagcagacactacaactcctgaaagtgcaacaactcaaacatcagcagacactacaactactgaagttgcaacaactcaaacatcagcagacactacaaccattgaaactgcaacaactcaaacatcagcagacactacaactcCTGAAgttgcaacaactcaaacatcagcagacactacaaccattgaaactgcaacaactcaaacatcagcagacactacaactcctgaaagtgcaacaactcaaacatcagcagacactacaactactgaatccgcaacaactcaaacatcagcagacactacaactactgaatctgcaacaactcaaacatcagcagacactacaactactgaaagtgcaacaactcaaacatcagcggacactacaaccattgaaactgcaacaactcaaacatcaacaGACACTTCAACCACTGAAaatgcaacaactcaaacatcaacagacactacaactactgaaactgcaacaactcaaacatcagcagacactacaactactgaaagtgcaacaactcaaacatcagcagacactacaactactgaaagtgcaacaactcaaacatcagcagacactacaactactgaaactgcaacaactcaaacatcagcagacactacaaccattgaaactgcaacaactcaaacatcaacaGACACTTcaaccactgaaactgcaacaactcaaacatcaacagacactacaaccactgaatccacaacaactcaaacatcagcagacactacaactactgaaactgcaacaactcaaacatcagcagacactacaactactgaaagtGCAACAACTCACACATCACCGGACACTACAATGACTGAATccgcaacaactcaaacatcagcagacactacaactactgaaagtgcaacaactcaaacatcagcagacactaaaACCACTGAATccgcaacaactcaaacatcagcagacactgcAACTACTGAaagtgcaacaactcaaacatcagcagacactacaaccactgaaactgcaacaactccaACATCAGTAGATGctacaaccactgaaactgcaacaactcaaacatcagtggAAACTACACCCACTGAAActacaacaactcaaacatcagcagacactacaactactgaaactgcaacaactcaaacattagcggacactacaaccactgaaagTGCAACAACTCACACATCACCGGACACTACAACGACTGAATccgcaacaactcaaacatcaacGGACATTACAACCACTGAAAGctcaacaactcaaacatcagcagacactacaactactgaaagtgcaacaactcaaacatcaacGGACATTACAACTACTGAAATttcaacaactcaaacatcagcagacactataACCACTGAatctgcaacaactcaaacatcagcggacactacaaccactgaatctgcaacaactcaaacatcagcggacactacaactactgaaacctcaacaactcaaacatcaacggacactacaactactgaaatttcaacaactcaaacatcagcagacactataACCACTGAatctgcaacaactcaaacatcagcggacactacaaccactgaatctgcaacaactcaaacatcagcagacactacaactactgaaatttcaacaactcaaacatcagcagacactataACCACTGAatctgcaacaactcaaacatcagcggacactacaaccactgaatctgcaacaactcaaacatcagcggacactACAACACCTGAacctgcaacaactcaaacatcaacaGGCATTACAACTACTGAacctgcaacaactcaaacatcagcagacactataACCACTGAATCTGCAACAACTCAAATATCAgcggacactacaaccactgattctgcaacaactcaaacatcagcggacactacaaccactgaatctgcaacaactcaaacatcagcggacactacaaccactgaatctgcaacaactcaaacatcagcggacactACAACACCTGAacctgcaacaactcaaacatcaacaGGCATTACAACTACTGAacctgcaacaactcaaacatcagcagacactacaaccactgaatctgcaacaactcaaacatcagcggacactacaaccactgaatctgcaacaactcaaacatcagcggacactACAACACCTGAacctgcaacaactcaaacatcaacagacactacaaccactgaatctgcaacaactcaaacatcagcggacactacaaccactgaatctgcaacaactcaaacatcagcggacactacaactactgaaacctcaacaactcaaacatcaacGGACATTACAACTACTGAAATttcaacaactcaaacatcagcagacactataACCACTGAatctgcaacaactcaaacatcagcggacactacaaccactgaatctgcaacaactcaaacatcagcggacactACAACACCTGAACCTGCAACAACACAAACATCAACAGGCATTACAACTACTGAacctgcaacaactcaaacatcagcagacactacaaccactgattctgcaacaactcaaacatcagcggacactacaaccactgaatctgcaacaactcaaacatcagcggacactACAACACCTGAacctgcaacaactcaaacatcaacaGGCATTACAACTACTGAacctgcaacaactcaaacatcaacGGACACTACAACTACAGACACTACAGATACAACTACCCCTTttacagcaacaacaacaacacagctTACATCTACAACTGAAACAACGGTCACAACTCCTATAACATCTACAACAGAAAATACAGCTACAACTTCTTCCCCTCTTACAGCAACCACAACACAACTTACATCTACAGCTGAACCAACAACCACAACTCCACTAACATCTACAACAGAAAATACAGCTACAACTTCTTCCCCTCTTACAGCAACAGCAACACAACTTACATCTACAGCTGAACCAACAACCACAACTCCACTAACATCTACAACAGAAAATACAGCTACAACTTCTTCCCCTCTTACAGCAACGACAACACAGCTTACATctacaactgaaacaacaacCACAACTCCACTAACATCTACAACAGAAAATACAGCTACAACTTCTTCCCCTCTTACAGCAACGACAACACAACTTACATCTACAATTGAACCAACAACTTCATTAATATCTACAACAGAACATACAGCTACAACTTCTTCCCCTCttacagcaacaacaacacaacTTACATCTACAGCTGAACCAACAACCACAACTCCACTAACATCTACAACAGAAAATACAGCTACAACTTCTTCCCCTCTTACAGCAACGACAACACAACTTACATCTACAGCTGAACCAACAACCACAACTCCACTAACATCTACAACAGAAAATACAGCTACAACTTCTTCCCCTCTTACAGCAACGACAACACAACTTACATCTACAATTGAACCAACATCTACAACAGAACATACAGCTACAACTTCTTCCCCTTATACAGCAACAGCAACACAACTTACATctacaactgaaacaacaacCACAACTCCATTAACATCTACAACACAAAATACATCTACTACTTCCTCCCCTCTTACAGCAACGACAACACAACTTACATCTACAATTGAACCAACAACTCCACTAACATCTACAACAGAAAATACAGCTACAACTTCTTCCCCTCTTACAGCAACGACAACACAACTTACATCTACAATTGAACCAACAACTTCATTAATATCTACAACAGAACATACAGCTACAACTTCTTCCCCTCttacagcaacaacaacacaacTTACATCTACAGCTGAACCAACAACCACAACTCCACTAACATCTACAACAGAAAATACAGCTACAACTTCTTCCCCTCTTACAGCAACGACAACACAACTTACATCTACAGCTGAACCAACAACCACAACTCCACTAACATCTACAACAGAAAATACAGCTACAACTTCTTCCCCTCTTACAGCAACGACAACACAACTTACATCTACAATTGAACCAACATCTACAACAGAACATACAGCTACAACTTCTTCCCCTTATACAGCAACAGCAACACAACTTACATctacaactgaaacaacaacCACAACTCCATTAACATCTACAACACAAAATACATCTACTACTTCCTCCCCTCTTACAGCAACGACAACACAACTTACATCTACAATTGAACCAACAACTCCATTAACATCTACAACAGAACATACAGCTACAACTTCTTCCCCTCTTACTACAACAACACAACTTACATCTACAATTGAACCAACATCTACAACAGAACATACAGCTACAACTTCTTCCCCTTATACAGCAACAGCAACACAACTTACATctacaactgaaacaacaacCACAACTCCATTAACATCTACAACACAAAATACATCTACTACTTCCTCCCCTCTTACAGCAACGACAACACAACTTACATCTACAATTGAACCAACAACTCCATTAACATCTACAACAGAACATACAGCTACAACTTCTTCCCCTCTTACTACAACAACACAACTTACATCTACAACTGAACCAATGACCACAACTCTTATAAACTCTGCAGTTCTTGTTAGCTTTTCCAGCAATGAAATATTTATAGATGAACTGTCAAATTCATCCTCAGaagcatttaaaaacagaaaagacaaAGTCATAAATGAG ATTGGACAAATCTTTAAAACGACATTCAGTGACTCCTTCGTTAACTTGACTGTTATTGCTTTCCG TTCTGGATCAATCATCACTGATATGGAAGCAACATTTAGAAACGTACCCCAATCTGATCAGATATCcgaaagtattttaaatgccAGCACCACTCTTAACATCACCAGTGTAAACG TAACAATCAGTCCTACTACAACTACAACCACAACCAGTCCTACTACAACTACAACCACACCCGGTCCTACTACAACTACAACCACGCCTGGTCCTACTACAACTACAACCACACCCGGTCCTACTACAACTACAACCACACCCGGTCCTACTACAACTACAACCACGCCCAGTCCTACTACAACTACAAACACACCCGGTCCTACTACAACTACAACCAGTCCTACTACAACTACAACCACGCCCGGTCCTACTACAACCACACCCGGTCCTACTACAACTACAACCACAACCAGTCCTACTACAACTACAACCACACCCAGTCCTACTACAACTACCACAACCAATCCTATTATAACCACAACCACAGCCAGTCCTACTACAACAACCACAATCAGTCCTACTACAACTACCACAATCAGTCCTACTACAACAACCACCACAACCAGTCCTACTACAACAACCACAATCAGTCCTACTACAACTACCACAACCAGTCCTACtacaaccacaacaacaaccAGTCCTACTACAACCACAACCAGTCCTACTACAACTACAACCACAACCAGTCCTACTACAACTACAACCAAACCAACCACAACTACAACTACAACCAAACCAACCACAACTACAACTACAACCAAACCAACCAccacacaaacaacaacaacgccCACAACCACAACTACGACCACGACCACGACCACAACCACAGTACCAGCACGTCCTCAGCCAACAGTAGCCTTACAGGTTGTCATTATAGTGGTATTTGTTCCAGCGCTTCAAGACCAACAAAGTCCAGAATTTAAGAACCTAGCCACAAAGGTAGAGGGTGAG TTTGATGTAGTCTACAAAACAAAGTATGGGGATCGTTTCATCAGGACCATCGTGCTTGCATTCAT agcTGTTGCCAAAACCCGGGCAGAACAAAATGTACAGGCAGATGTCAAGTTGGTGTTTAGTGAAACGTCAACTGAACCCATCCCCAGCAGCACTGCCATTGTGGAGACTCTGAAAGAAGCAGTTGCAGCTCCAAACTCAACCTTCAACCTTACTGTTGATACCAACACTATTATTGTCGTTA AATCACCGCAGACAATTCCAGTGACAATCCTGACTGATGGAACCTTTGTGGCTGCTCTTTCAAATAAAAGTTCACCTGAATTTCAGAACAGGGCAGCATTGATAAAAACAGGG CTTGAACCTTTTTTCTTTGCTGATTACCTTGGATTATTCAGTACCTTAACCATAACAAGCTTCAG TGGTGCCAGTGTAACAACAAAGAGTATTCCCACGATCCGAAACTCCATGGATCTTACATTTACAGCGGAGGCCGTTCTACCCAATAGCACCCAGATAGTGAACACTATAGTTCGAGCAGCCAAAAACAACTCGTTATCCTTCCAGATCTTCACATCTGAAATTGTGATAAATGGTACAG CATTTTCATCAGCTGAAGTCAGCAGCAAGATCAGTGTGTTGACCGCTTTAGTCCTGGTTGCTGTGTCACTTCTGGTCCCATGGTTTGATTGA